CTTACCTGAGAGCTGACCGCCTGTAAAGGGAGCGAGCGAATCAGAATACCTTCCCTAAGCAGTACTTGCTGTACGACGTCCCaagctggagaggtgagagagtCATTATCAGTGGTTATTAACCAATCTTCTGTGCCCCAGCCAgcagcctgtggagagagagagagaaatctgAATCACTTGCCTGAGAGCTGACCGCTTGTAAAGGGAGAGAGCGAATCTGAATACCTTACCTAAGCAGTACTTACTGTACGACGTTCCaagctggagaggtgagagagtCATTATCAGTGGTTATTAACCAATCTTCTGTGCCCCAGCCAgcagcctgtggagagagagaaatctGAATCACTTACCTGAGAGCTGACCGCTTGTAAAGGGAGAGAGCGAATCTGAATACCTTACCTAAGCAGTACTTACTGTACGACGTTCCaagctggagaggtgagagagtCATTATCAGTGGTTATTAACCAATCTTCTGTGCCCCAGCCAgcagcctgtggagagagagaaatctGAATCACTTACCTGAGAGCTGACCGCCTGTAAAGGGAGAGAGCGAATCTGAATACCTTACCTAAGCAGTACTTACTGTACGACGTTCCaagctggagaggtgagagagtCATTATCAGTGGTTATTAACCAATCTTCTGTGCCCCAGCCAgcagcctgtggagagagagagaaatctgAATCACTTACCTGAGAGCTGACCGCCTGTAAAGGGAGAGAGCGAACCTGAATATCTTACCTAAGCAGTACTTACTGTACGACGTCCCaagctggagaggtgagagagtCATTACTAGTGGTTATTAACCAATCTTCTGTGCCCCAGCCAgcagcctgtggagagagagagaaacccGAAAAACTTACCTGGGAGCTGACCGCCtgtaaagagagagagcgaaacTGAATACCTTACCTGAACAGCGCTTACTGTACTTCGTCCTAAGCCGGAGAGGTGAGAATCGATACCAGTGGTGATTTAACCGATCTTCTGTGTTCTAGCCAGCAGCATGTAAGGAGAGAAAATTGAACACCTTAGTTGGAGGAACACCTACGTGACACCGCCCCAGCTCCACGTACAGGAGCACCCAAGTCATCCAGGAAAAGGGTACGTCAAGGAGTCAGTATTTTATCCAGCACTTATCTCAGTCCTTTtatttctgcctccaggaagaaaAGGAGGGCGCCATGGGATCATAAAGCAAGGCGGAGGAGCCCGAGCCGCACACCCCCACAGAGCCTTCGACCCCGGACCTCTAGCCTCGTCTCCCCCCTTGTCCCTTTCTGATCACggcccacctggagggcagaaCAAGAACCTTTAGTTTTAAATCTTTTTCTCTTTCCCATTTCCCCAtccattttaattaaattaaataaagttctATTTTTTATACTTACGTGCActtgtgttgtctggtcattgggttggttttgggacctcctcgaggtggaaaataagaaggggcgtggcttgttACATTAGTGGCCAGCCCCGACTTGTGACataacatcacaaaacatgaaggagGTACAATATGAGAATTCAAATAAAAAACCTGTAAAGgttcaatatatcaaaatactttattgtcaatttataacaatgcaatgctaaaataatcatgaacatttcaaaactgctaaggcaggtaatgactaacaatttaaaataacacttaaaataagcattgaaagaagtcaaactcttaaaatacttgagactcaaaaacaacacatattgCTCACTGTTCTGGAGATGGTCTTAATTCTGATCATTATTAAATCTTTGTTCAACAGTTTTATGAAGAACTTCCAAAGCATCCACAGCCAAACTCATTAAATGTCCTTGCACGTTTTCTTTGATTCATCGCTGTGCAGTCCGTGCACTTGCACcgtgggccccatatgggcttccTATGTGGGCCCTATATGGGTTTTTTCACGGGTTCCCCTATGGCCCCACCtgggttgcccacatgaatttgatatagaaacAAAGTGGGGCTAATGTGGGGCCCAGATGGGCAACACACATGGGGCCCATATTGGCCCCACCTAATGAAGCCCACATTATTTACCAGGGCCCAGTATTGGTTTTTAATGGGTACTGGACTGGTCCCTTATTATgtaataattatacttttaatgcttaattttaatttacttaaataatatatttgttttaaattgaaattcaacatttcattcatctgtaacatcccaaaacatgaaggaggtgcaatatgaaaaatcaaataaaatactgtaaaggttcaataaatcaaaatactttgtcaatttataacactttcaatgctaaaataatcatcaacatttcaaaactgctaATGCAGGTAATGacgaacaatttaacataacacttaaaataggcattgaaagaagtcaaactctaaaaatacttcgaactcaaaaacaccacaaacattgctcactcttctggagatggtcttctgatcatcaattaatctttgctcaaACGTTTTATGAAGAACTTCCAGAGCATCCACAGCCAAACTCATTAAATGCCCTTGCATGTTTGCTTTGATTCATCCCTGTGCAGTCCGTGAACTTGCACCgtagtattacattttctaaaaacacaaCTCAGAATAAATAACAAGTGTAACAGTTGTGAGAGACTCCTGCTGCTCTGGTAGAAACTATATCCTTGCGCCTGAGCGGAAAttcttgtagtttaaatgtttatcatctttatagttgtaattttaaaagtctgccttttagcaaagattatttcaaatatgatattatattatgtgaaaaaaaaatcacaattaaaaacatttgaagcaggACTACTTTGTCAAGCGTAATGTGTCGTAGCAGTGAGCAGATCGTAATgaggtctccttatatgaaacacctgactccactaatcagactcctttcagaatgtttgaaacatttctttaattaacacactaacaaacTGATGAACTTTCTGACATTTCTTCACTCATGCTCAGCTGtgcaaattaaaatgaataattgGCAGGTAAACACAAATAtcacaattaaatgtaaacaataatgcattttattttaaatgttttatactaATCATATCCTATATGTGATATTATTTgctctttgtataaaagtgactATCAACCAAAAGTAATActtttaagagtttaaatgtatataacatagggaaacccacatgggacccacatatattgcccatgtgaaGCCCATGCCCACATGTAACCCATGCTGCCGAGATGGGACCCacgtggggcccacatatcaatgttGGCTGGGTAGTGATGAATGTCAGTGGATTCTATTTTTAAAAGCGGTTCTGCAAATTTGCGTCTGACAGCTCCGCCTAtacaaaaatctaatttaattaAAGTTCTGCACATTATTAAAATTAATCATGAAACGTGAATGAGAAGACACTGAGTAGAcatttaaaagagaaaaatgAAAAGATGGATGAAAAGGTGCACAGGTAACAAAaaccaaaaaatgtatgagattGTCAAATCCTGCCCAAACTACAGACATGGTCGATTCTCACAAGATTATTACAGACAACAGCCACAATTATTATGAATGACTATAGagcgggtgtgcctcataaaggcgatccgtagcctgtgcgtagctctgcatagcctgacgcgcacctcgcaaaaaATGTAACAGCGGGTCAGATCtatgcggaccgcaagcgctgtgattggtccacctgaacccctcccgtcaggtaaaaaaaaactgcgtcataggtatttccgtttgtgacggtgaaaacaaagaagagccaagttgaggagtgatttaactcaagctgcatcaaaagtcgctgtttatttacttccatcattgctggtcttctcaaattatacacaacatgttgctgtttcttcttcgtttgtgggttaacttgccaagcttcttcttgcTACTgcggttacacgcgtggatactgcccaCCAGCGGTCGTGCGTGTGTTTGCAcatcgacgcggacgacgacgcaaaagtataaatgaaaaccgacgcggaacctacgccatcAGTGCTACACCGTAGGACcaacgcacgactataacgagcccttaagtcttgaaaagtgaagcctctggctctttgatcgccccctggtggctggctgcagtacaagtcataaaccccacccTTTCCATTCAAACAAATTGGGCTCTGCTctaagtaaaaaaattattacacttccaataaaagttccgaaagatggtttttGGTCCTTTCAGGTACTTgatatcacgctgatatatgtccAATTGTTCTTTTTGTGATACGTTTTATTTCAGCTAGTAATttaatgctatagaaacggggcgtgttgttatgattggcgtggttgaattgggcgcgCGAGCGTTTGGGCAGAAGTTTaataccgcggctccgcctctggctccacggacgattccttctgagCATGCCTTGGCTGTAATGACACGTAAGGAGTGGAAACAACTGCAGGGGAAATgtataaacaatgtttattaaaaataaacacagagaGAGTAAGGAgagtcaatgcggaagtaacagtccgatattgttgttgttggcaatggtggcaaagactacggtggaagttggtgtttgagtgcgacgttggtggagtggtgagcagtggtgaaatccaggctgaacacgggaacatccacacgaagacgacgacgacaatacacatccaactgtAAACGTAATCCAACAGACACGGAACAACCAAACAACACGGTCTCGAACACAAAGtgagaatctggcagggaacagaaagtcatgtgagtatttatggaggatatgtaatgatgaacagctggagcgagacaatcaacacacaggtaaTCTGAATTGCTCTAAtgagcacatggcagaggtgagtaaacaaacacacacacacacacatgacatggAGGAAACagtggatttcctaccgtgacagtaccccctcccctaggaacgccccttgacgttcccagcctgctttacctgtcGATTGTAATCATCAATcaggcggtgatccagtatgtctcgagcaggaacccaccttctctcctccggaccgtaaccttcccaatccaccacgtactgaaatccgcgtcccctccgtctagagtccagaatacggttaaccgaatacgtggtctccccattaacgatTTGAGGCGGGGGGgggggaaccggggcaggcggattaagacgggatgaaatcaccggtttaattttggaaacATGAAAGACGGgatgaaccctcctgtacgccggtggaaggctaagacgcactgttaccggattaatgattttggtaacagaaaacgggccaataaatttgggagcaaaATTGTGTGaaacggaacgcatcggaatattctgggttgaaagccacactctttgaccgacgacgtaacggggaggcttcgaccggtggcgatcggccttggccttggtgcgtgaccttgcctggagcaaagctctacgagctctggtccaggtacggtgacacctctggactagtgtGTGTGCGGAGAGgaccgacacctcggattccgtactgacaaaattaggtggttggtaccctaaactacacttaaatggagacatgcccgtagagGACACTGGCAGAGAATTTTGTGCGTtctccacaattgagagttgctgacaccaggacgaaggattcttggaaaccaAACATCGTAACACCCTTTCGACATCCTGGTTGGCTTgctcggtttgaccattgctctggggatggaacccggacaaaagactaacagtcgctcctaacaatttacaaaattctcgccaaaatttggacacaaattggggacccctgtcaaaaccacgtctgtcgggaggccatgtatacggaagacgtgatcaatgacagctaccgctgtttccttggctgatggtaatttgggcaagggaatgaaatgagtcgccttcgagaaccggtccactacggttaaaatcaccgtattacccttagagggtgggagggcggtaatgaaatctagcgatatgtgggaccagggtcttgaagggacagacagcagtaagagtaacccatctggaggtcgattggaagtcttaccagtGGCACAAACAgaacaagccaagacgaagtcgtgaacgtcacgagccataccaggccaccaaaatcgcTGCTTGACTAGGAATCTAGTTCTACTtacccctgggtgacaagcaacactggaagaATGACCCCACTGGAGGACGTCAGACAGTAACTTCTCCGGCACAAACAATCGATTCGGTGGGCACTGAGCCGGGgacgttaccccttctaaggctgtcaaaaccttcgattcgacctcccatctgagcgcggagataatgatggtctccggtaaaatgggctcgggagtagcagtgcgatcggaacgctcaaaaagacgggataaaaCATTGGGTTtaatgtttttggaacccggccggtaagatAATGTAAAATCGAAACATCCGAAAAAAagtgcccaccgagcctgcctggagttaagtcttttggcgGTTCTAATGTACTCGAGATTTTTATGGTCCGTCCAgacaatgaaaggtacacccgacccttcaagccagtgacgccattcctccagtgctagcttgaccgccaacaactctcgattgccaatgtcataattAACTTCCGCAGGAAATAAACGGTGAGAAAAATACGTGCAAGGATGAACCCTTtcgtctgaggatgcgcgctgggaaagcactgctcctacccccacctctgacgcatCGACCTCCACAATGAAATTAACGTGAGCGATCAGGGGGGACaagaatgggagctgaaacaaagcagcttttcagtttggcaaacgcagactctgctgcgtctgaccacctgaacgtcaaactaGAGGAAGTTAAggcggtcagaggtgcggctagttggctgaaattgcgaatgaaacgccggtaaaaattggcgaaccccagaaatatCTGCAGGGCCTTgtgagactctggggatggccaatctaccacagccttaatcttctcaggatccatgcggacaccctcagtcgaaatgatgtgtcctaggaaagaaacagactgtgcatgaaaaacgcatttttccgccttgacaaaaagcccattctctagcaaccgcagaagcactcgtcgtacgtgttgcaaatgttcctggagagacgaagaaaaaatcaatatgtcatccaggtaaacatatatgaactgatctaccatgtctcgcaacacgtcattaacgagtgcttggaagactgccggcgagttcgtTAGCCTGAAAGGCATGACGCAATCCTCAAAATGGCCTCTAGGGGTGTTAAatgcagtcttccattcatcccccttccTAATACGGaccaaatgatatgcattacgtaagtccaatttagtgaagacggacgctccctgcaacctcttgAAGGCAGAAGACATTAACGGCAAAGGATAGGTATTCTTTACCGTaatgttgttcaaccctcggtaatcaatacaaggtcgcaaggatccgtccttcttccccacacaaaagaaccccgcccccgctggagaagaggaaggaCGAATAAACCCCGTtgccagagaatcagaaatatatttctccatggcctccatctccggaacagacagagagtataacttgcccttaggcggaaacgtacctggcaataattctatcgcacagtcatagggacgatgcgGAGGTAGAGAATCAGCCcgagacttactgaacacctccttcaggtcgtggtactccgcgggcatgttagacaaatccactgcttccccctgaaacacagactcagacacaGTCAAACAggcagagacaagacaggacttatgacactcctcgctccagctggtaaCAGAACCCAGTTTCCAGTCAATCTTGGGGTTATGGGAATGGAGCCAAGGGTGTCCGAGAACTATAGGGGAGAGAGCAGTGTCAGTAATGAAAAAGGAAATAGTCTCAGTGTGGTTGCCAGAGGTGATGAGTGTGATGGGTGCTGTAGTGTGCTTGATGGTGGGTAGCGGCTGTCCATTGAGGGCAGAGGGCACAATCTGGTCGGTGAGTAGAATGAAGGGTAACTGAAGCTTACGTGCAAGTGAGCTGTCAatgaagttgccctccgccCCCGAATCCAGAAGTGCGTGCCCAGTGTGAGACTTGGTGGACCACCGTAGCCTCACCGGAAGGAGAGTAGATGTAATCGAGGTCTTGCTAGCAGAGATCccgcccgatagtagcctcCGTCTTTCTACCGGGCTTGGTCTTTTACCGGGCATCGTTGACACTGATGACACGGCTCACCGCAGTACATGCATAATCCAAGGGATCTCCGCCGATTCCTCTCCTCCCGGGGtaaccgagctcgacccacctgcatgggctcCGAATCTGAGAGACCGCCGGCGGAGACTTCGCTGGTCAGATGGGAAACCTCGGTACGCGGCTGGGAAATGGAGGAAGACTTCCTACGGGCGGCAATGGATAGTCGAGCGTCGACCCGGATCGGCAAATCCACCAGTCCGTTGAGCGTCGTGGGTAACTCCGCCGTGACGATCTCTCGCTGGATCCGatccgccaacccatgcaggaaatgatcccactgcgcctcctcgttccacctgcactccgccgccagggtcCGGAACTCGATGGCATAGTCTGAAACCGACCGCTCCCCCTGCCGAAGTTCCGTGAGGAGACGGGCGGCTTCCttcccggcgacggagcgatCGAAAACCCTCTTCATTTCCTGGGATAGCAGGGCGAACGAGGAGCAGCAGATGTCCTTGTTCTCCCACACCACCatcccccagagggcagccttgccGGTCAGAAGTGAAAGCGTGAATGCAACCTTAGTTTCCTCAAGGAAGAATGACCGGGGCTGTTGAGCAAAGTGAAGAGAACAATGTGAGAGAAATGTACGGCAGTAATTAGGCTCACCGGAGTATTTATCAGGGATCGGTAACCGGGGTTCTGGAAAAGAActaccccctggaggtgaagatgATGCGGGCGGCGTGGGTGGCGCAGTGGGTAGCGTGGTGTGTGGAGATCGCTGGGAGAGCTCGGACACTTTCGCCACCATTGCATGAACGGCCTTCCGCATATCGTCGTTAGCTTTGTCCTGATGATCCATCCTAGCCAACAATCGCTGGAGAAACTCCTCCAGCGCGGAAATAGGTTGTTCCCCCGCTGCTTCCATGttggccagattcttctgtaatgacATGTAAGGAGTGGAAACAACTGCAGGGGAATgataaacaatgtttattaaaaataaacacagagaGAGTATAGAgagtcaatgcggaagtaacagtccggtgttgttggcaatggtggcgaagactacggtggaagttggtgtttgagtgcgacgttggtggagtggtgagcagtggtgaaatccaggctgaacacgggaacatccacacgaagacgacgacgacaatacacattcAACTGTAAACATAATCCAACAGACACGGAACAACCAAACAACACGGTGTCGAACACAAAGtgagaatctggcagggaacagaaagtcatgtgagtatttatggaggagatgtaatgatgaacagctggagcgagacaatcaacacacaggtgatcTGAATCGCTCTAAtgagcacatggcagaggtgagtaaacaaacacacacacacgacacggaggaaacagtggatttcctaccgtgacattggctccaaactgacgttttttaCATCGCGCcgaccatggtcggacatttttggcttcaattcattacaatgaaGAAAGGCGACGTCGCgccgtccatcttttttacactCTATGCTATAGTAAGTAAGTAGGTAAAAAAATTTTCCTAGCCTTTCACAGACTAGGTCACAAAGCGCTTTACAGTAGACTGTACAACATAAtaaaaacaagctaaaaaagaaaataaatcaataaaacacataaaatgatAAATATGAAATGAACATAAATTACTCAAAAGCTAACCTGAACAAATGAGTCTtcacttgtcctttaaaaatgtCCACATTCTCAGCAAACCTAATACTGGTTGGCAAAGCATTCCAGAGTCTGGGTGCCGTAGTGGCAAAGGCTCTATCCCCATATGTCTTTAAACGAGTACGTGGCATAGATAGCAGATTTTGGTTACCTGAGAGACCGGAGTGGGGTATGAAGATGAATTATATCAACCAGGTAAGCAGGGGCCTCAATTGGAAAAAATAGGGTCTCTACTGCATAAATTATTTCTTTCAAAGAAAGTGAAAGAAGTATTCTTTAACTGTACCATGTTAAGAAATGTACTGAAATGTTTAGAGCTGATAAATAGAGAATACTTGCTTTATTTGCTTGAGTTCTGAAGGAACAGTGGCACACCTATTCTGGTCTTGTTAATAACACTCAAATATTGGTTTTgttattaatttgattaattttaaTTGTTGctgtatgtatttatgtatgttttCTCTTCTGTGATAACGACCCATTCCGGGTGTGTTtgggttaaatgcagaagtCATATTTCGAGTATGGACTGCATACTTGACAAACAtgtaaaacttttaattttaaagacaaaaaagaTATTCATTCTATTcattatatataaatagatAGAAAAGAATGTTGAAACTTAAATGCAAGGAGGCATTTTTATCCACACCCGAACatattgtaaaaacaaattgtgtctATGCCCACACACATGCTTAGTGtctaaacatgtttatttattgatCTACTGGTCAAACTTGCTTGATTTGTTCTGCTTCTTTTTAGCATATATACATCATCTATCATCGAGCTACACATCACTTTCATAAGTTGGCTTTTGACTCTTGATCATCATGTGGCTTCTGTTGGGATTCTGCTTGACCTCCTCACTCATCCACTCAAGTAATGTATAATTAGATGATTTAAATTTAATGACAATTAATTGTACGGAAAATTAATATTATACAATGGAATAAATCTCAGattttgttcaaatgtttttgactaatccttttaatttatacattttatgttgTGATGAACAGTTCAAATGCTGCAATGTTGGAGTGGGTTCAACTATCAGAACGCATCTTTAGCAGACTGTCCTGCTAACTATTATTGTGCTGTTGTTTTCGAGTCATATTTAGGTTAGTTGGTACTGTAACTTTTTCACTGTTTCATCTGACAAATCTCCTATTgtttaatttacttaatttaCTAAATTGTAACACATTCTttttttcaacaaatcatattaaatatgtttattaaatataaatgtgtcattTCAAACAATAAATTTGTTTTTCCTTAAATTCTGTGGTGTATAGGCAATTCTTCAACCCTACAGGCTTGCCTATCTAATGAAACCACCTGTAATTCTACAACACCTACAATTGTTAATTTGGGGTTTTATGATGTAATACTGTCATGCTGCAACACAGATGGCTGTAACAATGGCAGTCTGCCTGGTGAGAGTAATCCAAATATGTTTACTTACACAATGTCAAAACATTGTCATAACACATGTATACAATacctaaattaattttaatttaatttgcacattttactttatagAAAAGAACAATGTCCCGAATGGACTTCAGTGTGACTCATGCAACAATATGGAAGACAAAGAGTGCAAAACTCCACTGTCCTGTGTGGGAGACCAGGAATGCTGCTTCAATATGACAGGTGTGTTGACACTGACACAAATGCTGTTTTCCTTTTTGATAGGTTGTAAGAATCACATAAAAATGATAGAAAAGGAAATCACAAACAAATAGATTTCAAAGTATTAAGGCCTATCTACATTtgtaaagtttgtgtttttgtgttttttcagattttgtatttttgggAAAGTACACACATAAGGGCTGTGCTTCAAAAAACTTTCAAGGAATCTCATCAAACTCCACAGTCTCGCTTAGCTGCTACAATAAAGGGAATCTAAATCCTACCCCTAAACCCAACACTAACACTACTACTTACACTAAATCTACTACTTCTAAATATCCCCCAGGCAACAAAAGTACATCTTGGCTAAGAGTCCACAGCTGCAGTCTTTTACTGATGAGTCTTAGTGCCATTTTCTTGAAGGAGATAAATTAAATCATGAAAGCAAGAAAAGATAGGGGAGTACCGGGCGAAAggaacaaagcgattttctccgagccctgattacatttgcattccaaactatgacagcatttTAGCACTTCAGTAACACTTGTTGCTTTTTCCCGCTGctaatacattattttcagcatgtacattatattattctaatttgatttaatttatttttatagtgtTCATACGATTGAAAAAATGTTCAATTCTCAACATTTCAAGTTTGTACAGTTGAGTTGCTtttgaaatatttgatttaAAGTTAGTTTTTGCAAACATAAaggacaaaataagtttgcagttacatattaaaggcgaagtgcacaatgtttgaaaaacgctttggaaaagggagtcgggccgattaccaaaacacttgtagccaatcagcagtaagggggcatgtctactaaccaacatccttgcctgggatgcatatgtgtggggcgggtctatcaaaagaaggtccagattctattggggtaggggcgtgtatgtttaggtgatttcaaatatcaacattggctttcaaacattgtgcactttaacaaggtcatagttaggtatatttactaaaaacaagtgtaacacaacaatctatcttgttctgttgtgtAACAATGTGCTACTTATATTGAAagtgaaattatattatactgaagtcgttttgcatttgttcaaaattccacctggtattgataaaccacacttgtgagttttTGACCAcatcaaaaatatatctctacctaaaacattatcttttaaaattatgttttccTGAAAAGTGGTACTTTCGCtcctgctctcccctactgaCTCAATATAGACAAGGGTTATGTAATTATCTTATGTAACTGCTTGGTCAATAATGTTTGCtcatttaacttttttcttctAACTGGTGTAAGCAGGTTTGGATAACTACAGGGATTGGCTTAGTAATTTCTTATTTATAAATAACACGGATTGTAAgatattacaatattaaaatCTGTAAAGGTGTGGACAATGTTTAATTGTTTATCTATGTCAAGACAAAAACCCTTCACAACAAAAGTATCACATAAATTGGTAACACATGAAAtagttttaagtttaaaatacaACTATAATATTGGAATatgttaataaatatataatatgaaCATATAAATAGTTAACATGATGTAGTTCATGCTCTATTACTCTACAGTgagattaaaggtgcattgtgtaacttttagaaggatctcttgacagaaatacatacaatatatattgtcattggtgtataaagaccttacttaatgaactgtgttgtttttattgccttcaaatgtttttatctacactgTGGGTCCTCTTTCATGGAAGTCACatcgccatgtttctacagtagccct
This genomic interval from Misgurnus anguillicaudatus chromosome 8, ASM2758022v2, whole genome shotgun sequence contains the following:
- the LOC129450786 gene encoding uncharacterized protein, which encodes MWLLLGFCLTSSLIHSIQMLQCWSGFNYQNASLADCPANYYCAVVFESYLGNSSTLQACLSNETTCNSTTPTIVNLGFYDVILSCCNTDGCNNGSLPEKNNVPNGLQCDSCNNMEDKECKTPLSCVGDQECCFNMTDFKVLGKYTWKGCTSKHFSGISSNSTVSLSCYNKGNLNPTPKPNTNTTTYTKSTTSKYPPGNKSTSWLRVHSCSLLLMSLSAIFLKEIN